A single region of the Hylaeus volcanicus isolate JK05 chromosome 5, UHH_iyHylVolc1.0_haploid, whole genome shotgun sequence genome encodes:
- the LOC128876375 gene encoding 28S ribosomal protein S10, mitochondrial — protein MFCSKVSPLLRNIASSHDNGYTNLLQYALCSTKTTFVSTSPAQQQPAADKLYKKIEIEVRGNDAAVLKSYGQFAVMAAEHLSITVGRNTTPLKPIHERLTLLKSVFVHKNHRVQYESRTYYRYLDFFKLTGSTADTFLEYLQRNLPEGVAMKTTRVELQTLPEALTHPPSTTKTTTKEK, from the exons ATGTTCTGTTCAAag GTATCTCCTCTTTTACGAAATATAGCAAGTTCACATGATAACGGATATACCAATTTATTGCAATATGCATTGTGTTCGACGAAAACCACATTTGTCAGTACATCCCCCGCCCAACAACAG CCTGCTGctgataaattgtataaaaagatagaaattGAAGTCAGAGGAAATGACGCTGCTGTCCTAAAAAGTTATGGACAATTTGCCGTCATGGCAGCTGAACATTTATCTATTACTGTTGGCAGAAA tACTACACCATTGAAACCCATTCATGAAAGACTGACGCTACTTAAGTCTGTCTTTGTTCACAAAAATCATCGTGTGCAGTATGAATCAAGAACGTATTACAGATAtctagatttttttaaattgactGGCTCAACAGCAGATACCTTTCtagaatatttacaaagaaatctTCCAGAAGGAGTGGCAATGAAAACTACAAGG GTGGAATTACAAACATTACCAGAAGCATTAACACATCCACCTTCAACGacaaaaacaacaacaaaagaaaaatga
- the LOC128876374 gene encoding beta-1,3-glucan-binding protein-like, protein MFNCNVSIAFFIILLLKVESFVTFGNCYVLPEPTFEILKPKGIRISIPDERGLKFFALQGNVNKNIAPNELGDISGEVYKETDGKWSFRKENINLMNGDVIHYWSYAQVDGKTYRKTDQTWTVISEKGKTQNKSTEKYETSAGELLLFNENFDSLNESVWQREIRFPLDPDYEFCVYHNEFHQTLVQVASGKLRIKPVILEDLYGEDITAYGRMQLGGCTSIIPAECSRNATAFNILPPIISARFTTKNSFHFRYGKIEIRAKFSEGDWLYPEMWLQPKYDGYGPGYSSGRVILGLARGNDNLINTTNQKIFDSRKLDFGFRAGANTHVDDYMVSKIYKNGQRWTKDFHIYTTIWNSDGFQFLVDNQEVGRLNPEANGWLNNTAFDKMAPFDQEFYITIGLGIGGIRVFPDGTISSGNPKPWRNVEAKAMLKFWRAKNFWLPTWKRESGKMTSFEIDYIRVWSS, encoded by the exons atgtttaactGTAACGTATCcattgcattttttattatacttcttTTAAAAGTTGAAAGTTTCGTTACATTCGGAAATTGTTACGTCTTACCTGAAccaacatttgaaattttaaaaccgAAGGGAATTCGAATATCGATACCAg ATGAACGAGGACTAAAATTTTTCGCGTTACAaggaaatgtaaacaaaaatattgcgCCCAACGAATTAGGAGATATATCAGGTGAAGTGTACAAAGAAACAGATGGAAAATGGAGCtttcgaaaggaaaatataaatttaatgaacGGAGATGTCATACATTACTGGAGTTACGCGCAAGTTGATGGAAAAACATATAGAAAAACAGATCAAACATGGACAGTTATTT ccgaaaaaggaaaaactcAAAACAAAAGTACAGAAAAGTATGAAACATCTGCCggtgaattattattgtttaatgaaaattttgattctttAAATGAATCAGTTTGGCAGCGTGAGATCAGATTCCCTTTGGATCCT GATTACGAATTTTGCGTGTACCACAATGAATTTCATCAAACTTTGGTACAAGTTGCAAGTGGGAAACTTCGTATTAAACCAGTGATTTTAGAAGATCTATATGGTGAAGATATAACTGCATATGGAAGAATGCAACTTGGTGG TTGTACCAGTATAATTCCAGCGGAATGTTCGCGAAATGCCACAGCCTTCAACATATTACCACCCATTATATCCGCCAGATTTACTACAAAGaatagttttcattttcggtatggtaaaattgaaataaggGCAAAATTTTCAGAAGGTGATTGGCTGTACCCAG aAATGTGGCTGCAGCCGAAATATGACGGCTACGGTCCAGGATATTCCAGTGGACGCGTCATCCTTGGTCTTGCTCGTggaaatgataatttaattaataccaCTAATCAAAAAATCTTCGACTCGAGAAAATTGGACTTTGGGTTTAGAGCTGGCGCAAATACACACGTCGACGATTACAtggtttctaaaatttataaaaatggtcAACGATGGACGaaagattttcatatttacacaACAATTTGGAACAGTGATGGATTTCAATTTCTAGTAGATAATCAAGAAGTTGGTAGATTAAATCCTGAAGCAAATGGGTGGTTAAATAATACTGCTTTCGATAAAATGGCGCCTTTCGATCAAGAg tTTTACATTACTATCGGACTTGGAATCGGTGGTATACGCGTTTTTCCCGATGGAACAATTAGTTCAGGCAATCCAAAGCCATGGAGAAACGTCGAGGCAAAG gCGATGTTAAAATTTTGGCGCGCAAAAAACTTCTGGTTACCGACTTGGAAAAGAGAAAGTGGTAAAATGACCAGTTTCGAAATTGATTATATTCGTGTGTGGTCATCTTAA
- the LOC128877045 gene encoding frataxin homolog, mitochondrial-like, with product MLPIKNLTKNGYLRILSSESVSNILRRHLTEEINVQYRRNIVGYLVSQREKFLSKNIHSETVNRKLIANFSSDSDKGYSTDSELTPVQFEKVSDETLESLTEYFDELIEQSPQLTDADVSYGDGVLTVKFGKSYGTYVINRQTPNKQIWLSSPKSGPKRYDFVNGRWIYKYDGKTLHELLNNEIPAIIMNPTCFDKCSFSGKEKEAAMNSL from the exons atgCTACcaataaagaatttaacaaAGAATGGCTACCTTAGAATTCTATCCTCTGAATcagtatcaaatattttaaggcGACATTTAACAGAAGAAATCAACGTTCAATATAGACGAAATATTGTAGGTTATCTTGTGTCGCAACGcgagaaatttttaagtaaaaatattcattcagAAACAGTAAATCGTAAGTTAATAGCAAATTTTAGTTCAGACAGTGACAAAGGATACTCAACTGATAG tgAACTTACACCTGTTCAATTTGAGAAAGTTTCTGATGAAACCCTTGAATCTTTGACAGAATACTTTGATGAATTAATTGAGCAGTCACCACAACTAACAGATGCGGATGTATCATATGGA GATGGTGTATTAACtgttaaatttggaaaatcataTGGTACTTATGTCATAAATCGTCAAACaccaaataaacaaatttggcTTTCTTCTCCAAAGTCTGGACCAAAGCGATATGATTTTGTAAATGGCAGATGGATCTATAAATATGATGGAAAAACATTACATGAATTACTTAACAATGAAATACCAGCAATCATAATGAATCCAACGTGTTTTGATAAGTGTTCTTTTAGTggcaaagaaaaagaagcagCAATGAATAgtctgtaa
- the LOC128877038 gene encoding uncharacterized protein LOC128877038 isoform X2, with protein sequence MEIMEDGNLVDRVRILLQRDMQYYQEMQTVLKEPLCTRVCGGKLDFPRHASFAAIKIVMWWEVDFQAAFNRHSGLTKSSEHETDASTEIEGEVIKKIQPSEFILLVVDTAEHLLEHLHLLIQESLDHADLTVLTATLGAAALIRNCLWCYSQQTKNLISPQASEKINKSYKSYHEMAEAVAERLLDLHCRLISLYILNEADSLSWHDMKAFFERERCSFVIQMWWLYMQATKADLWNTVSPKMAQRVFSGMLNESLSIIVTRFIDARPSLSRSQQFWTDAFNVLCCTGYLALNACVSVSEMIGLKLNTLPVAVRDIHTKCNELLVCLLLRGTPVQEIYQVFRDGFENLTIFQPRCGPATWLLMCAPNLLGSIDSDVYISNLPDDRAVILELNILRHQPQPNWPQLIKVISMNDYAVAKILLDTLIHDCSYFTSEDYFDNLEQLRVDGKNCGGFLCNNMTCYGTLKITSALSLYSLMLILTSIAQEPGHVIAPALRRNHNWSNYLDRQQVWNQSRPPWLNAILKPLSNTMEPIIEILLEAVKTGASIYQTMSLVIGCFAELYVTLPPSILKTAFVLNDNIPAHCHPIGGNVLLHILCASLYTALLNFSKNRKPEVAKTPASDGSNNESNLFNSNDAATIVIALAEAICSIDEDNKHTSQIDDFFQRVKEYIQTTDTKSRIDEATCTSSIIETTTDELLFTKFGRQAVKVTHEFLIRSSDLVLNKLRHKDAQERLINVPEVCNLCKPLTYIMFHIEDTTFDQFLVQYEKTNWRKALTMPFSITVERARSQILLRSEFRNVGELTYEDREAMNSIKKICSSIKTTHFK encoded by the exons ATGGAGATTATGGAAGATGGCAATTTAGTAGATCGTGTTAGAATTTTATTGCAACGAGACATGCAGTATTATCAG GAAATGCAAACAGTATTGAAAGAGCCCTTATGCACACGTGTATGTGGTGGAAAACTTGATTTTCCAAGGCACGCTTCATTTGCTGCTATTAAGATCGTGATGTGGTGGGAAGTTGACTTTCAAGCTGCTTTCAATCGTCATTCTGGCTTAACAAAGTCATCTGAACACGAAACTGATGCAAGTACCGAAATTGAGGGTgaagttattaaaaagattCAACCTTCCGAATTTATATTACTCGTCGTCGATACTGCAGAACATTTACTAG AACACTTGCATCTACTTATTCAAGAATCATTAGATCATGCAGATTTAACAGTTTTAACAGCAACTTTGGGAGCAGCTGCGTTAATACGAAATTGCTTATGGTGCTACAGTCaacaaactaaaaatttaatttctccgcAAGCGAG cgaGAAAATAAACAAGTCCTATAAATCTTATCATGAAATGGCTGAGGCTGTTGCAGAAAGATTATTAGACTTGCACTGTCGCTTAATTTCACTATACATACTTAACGAAGCTGATTCTCTTAGTTGGCATGATATGAAGGCATTCTTTGAACGAGAACGTTGTTCCTTTGTGATACAAATGTGGTGGTTATATATGCAAG cGACAAAGGCAGATTTATGGAACACTGTCTCTCCAAAAATGGCACAACGAGTATTCTCTGGAATGTTGAACGAGTCTTTATCCATTATTGTGACAAGATTTATCGAC GCACGACCGAGTTTATCACGATCTCAACAATTTTGGACGGATGCTTTCAACGTTCTCTGTTGCACGGGATATCTTGCATTGAACGCTTGTGTTAGTGTCAGTGAGATGATTGGACTGAAATTAAACACATTACCGGTTGCCGTTAGGGATATCCATACAAAATGTAACGAGCTGTTGGTTTGCTTATTATTGAGAGGAACACCTGTTCAAGAAATATATCAG GTTTTTCGTGACGGATTcgaaaatttaacaattttccaGCCACGCTGCGGACCTGCAACGTGGCTGTTAATGTGCGCGCCAAATTTATTGGGTTCTATCGATTCCGacgtttacatttcaaatttgcCTGATGATCGAGCAGTGATTTTAGAATTGAACATACTTAGACATCAACCGCAACCGAATTGGCCCCAGTTAATAAAG gTCATCTCTATGAATGATTACGCAGTAgccaaaattttattagatacTTTAATCCACGATTGCAGTTATTTTACTTCTGAggattattttgataatttagaGCAATTGAGAGTTGACGGAAAGAATTGCGGTGGTTTTCTTTGCAACAATATGACATGTTATggaacgttaaaaataacatcAGCGTTGAGTCTTTATAGTTTAATGCTTATTTTGACATCTATAGCGCAGGAACCTGGTCACGTTATTGCGCCAGCCTTGAGGCGAAACCATAATTGGTCTAATTATCTTGATCGGCAACAG GTTTGGAATCAATCGAGGCCACCATGGCTGAATGCAATTTTAAAGCCATTAAGCAATACGATGGAGCCAATTATCGAAATACTTTTGGAAGCAGTAAAA ACAGGAGCTAGTATATATCAGACAATGTCGCTGGTAATTGGCTGTTTCGCTGAATTATACGTGACCTTACCCCCTTCAATTTTGAAGACTGCATTCGTATTGAACGATAATATTCCTGCCCATTGTCATCCAATCGGTGGTAACGTTCTCCTCCATATTCTTTGCGCATCTCTTTATACCGCCCTTCTGAACTTTTCGAAGAATCGCAAACCAGAGGTGGCCAAAACTCCAGCTTCCGATGGTTCTAATAACGAGTCAAACTTGTTCAATTCCAACGATGCCGCAACAATCGTAATTGCCTTGGCTGAAGCTATCTGTAGCATCGACGAAGACAATAAACACACCTCTCAAATTGACGACTTTTTCCAACGCGTGAAGGAATA CATTCAAACAACGGATACAAAATCGCGCATTGATGAAGCGACGTGTACGTCTTCCATTATCGAAACGACCACCGACGAGTTATTGTTTACCAAATTTGGCCGACAGGCCGTAAAA GTAacacatgaatttttaattcgctcATCCGATCTAGTATTGAATAAACTACGGCATAAAGACGCTCAAGAACGTTTAATTAACGTACCCGAGGTTTGCAATCTTTGCAAACCATTAACTTACATAATGTTTCACATCGAAGATACCACGTTCGATCAG TTCCTCGTTCAATATGAAAAGACAAATTGGAGAAAAGCTTTAACAATGCCATTTTCCATCACGGTGGAACGTGCACGAAGTCAAATATTGTTGCGATCAGAATTCAGGAACGTAGGGGAATTGACGTACGAGGACAGAGAAGCAAtgaattccattaaaaagatTTGCTCTTCTATAAAAACGACACACTTCAAATAG
- the LOC128877038 gene encoding uncharacterized protein LOC128877038 isoform X1: protein MVSLTSDYDIINLTCYNILNYIMAIQEMQTVLKEPLCTRVCGGKLDFPRHASFAAIKIVMWWEVDFQAAFNRHSGLTKSSEHETDASTEIEGEVIKKIQPSEFILLVVDTAEHLLEHLHLLIQESLDHADLTVLTATLGAAALIRNCLWCYSQQTKNLISPQASEKINKSYKSYHEMAEAVAERLLDLHCRLISLYILNEADSLSWHDMKAFFERERCSFVIQMWWLYMQATKADLWNTVSPKMAQRVFSGMLNESLSIIVTRFIDARPSLSRSQQFWTDAFNVLCCTGYLALNACVSVSEMIGLKLNTLPVAVRDIHTKCNELLVCLLLRGTPVQEIYQVFRDGFENLTIFQPRCGPATWLLMCAPNLLGSIDSDVYISNLPDDRAVILELNILRHQPQPNWPQLIKVISMNDYAVAKILLDTLIHDCSYFTSEDYFDNLEQLRVDGKNCGGFLCNNMTCYGTLKITSALSLYSLMLILTSIAQEPGHVIAPALRRNHNWSNYLDRQQVWNQSRPPWLNAILKPLSNTMEPIIEILLEAVKTGASIYQTMSLVIGCFAELYVTLPPSILKTAFVLNDNIPAHCHPIGGNVLLHILCASLYTALLNFSKNRKPEVAKTPASDGSNNESNLFNSNDAATIVIALAEAICSIDEDNKHTSQIDDFFQRVKEYIQTTDTKSRIDEATCTSSIIETTTDELLFTKFGRQAVKVTHEFLIRSSDLVLNKLRHKDAQERLINVPEVCNLCKPLTYIMFHIEDTTFDQFLVQYEKTNWRKALTMPFSITVERARSQILLRSEFRNVGELTYEDREAMNSIKKICSSIKTTHFK, encoded by the exons ATGGTTTCTTTGACATCCGACTACGATATTATCAATCTGACATGctacaatattttgaattatattatggCGATACAGGAAATGCAAACAGTATTGAAAGAGCCCTTATGCACACGTGTATGTGGTGGAAAACTTGATTTTCCAAGGCACGCTTCATTTGCTGCTATTAAGATCGTGATGTGGTGGGAAGTTGACTTTCAAGCTGCTTTCAATCGTCATTCTGGCTTAACAAAGTCATCTGAACACGAAACTGATGCAAGTACCGAAATTGAGGGTgaagttattaaaaagattCAACCTTCCGAATTTATATTACTCGTCGTCGATACTGCAGAACATTTACTAG AACACTTGCATCTACTTATTCAAGAATCATTAGATCATGCAGATTTAACAGTTTTAACAGCAACTTTGGGAGCAGCTGCGTTAATACGAAATTGCTTATGGTGCTACAGTCaacaaactaaaaatttaatttctccgcAAGCGAG cgaGAAAATAAACAAGTCCTATAAATCTTATCATGAAATGGCTGAGGCTGTTGCAGAAAGATTATTAGACTTGCACTGTCGCTTAATTTCACTATACATACTTAACGAAGCTGATTCTCTTAGTTGGCATGATATGAAGGCATTCTTTGAACGAGAACGTTGTTCCTTTGTGATACAAATGTGGTGGTTATATATGCAAG cGACAAAGGCAGATTTATGGAACACTGTCTCTCCAAAAATGGCACAACGAGTATTCTCTGGAATGTTGAACGAGTCTTTATCCATTATTGTGACAAGATTTATCGAC GCACGACCGAGTTTATCACGATCTCAACAATTTTGGACGGATGCTTTCAACGTTCTCTGTTGCACGGGATATCTTGCATTGAACGCTTGTGTTAGTGTCAGTGAGATGATTGGACTGAAATTAAACACATTACCGGTTGCCGTTAGGGATATCCATACAAAATGTAACGAGCTGTTGGTTTGCTTATTATTGAGAGGAACACCTGTTCAAGAAATATATCAG GTTTTTCGTGACGGATTcgaaaatttaacaattttccaGCCACGCTGCGGACCTGCAACGTGGCTGTTAATGTGCGCGCCAAATTTATTGGGTTCTATCGATTCCGacgtttacatttcaaatttgcCTGATGATCGAGCAGTGATTTTAGAATTGAACATACTTAGACATCAACCGCAACCGAATTGGCCCCAGTTAATAAAG gTCATCTCTATGAATGATTACGCAGTAgccaaaattttattagatacTTTAATCCACGATTGCAGTTATTTTACTTCTGAggattattttgataatttagaGCAATTGAGAGTTGACGGAAAGAATTGCGGTGGTTTTCTTTGCAACAATATGACATGTTATggaacgttaaaaataacatcAGCGTTGAGTCTTTATAGTTTAATGCTTATTTTGACATCTATAGCGCAGGAACCTGGTCACGTTATTGCGCCAGCCTTGAGGCGAAACCATAATTGGTCTAATTATCTTGATCGGCAACAG GTTTGGAATCAATCGAGGCCACCATGGCTGAATGCAATTTTAAAGCCATTAAGCAATACGATGGAGCCAATTATCGAAATACTTTTGGAAGCAGTAAAA ACAGGAGCTAGTATATATCAGACAATGTCGCTGGTAATTGGCTGTTTCGCTGAATTATACGTGACCTTACCCCCTTCAATTTTGAAGACTGCATTCGTATTGAACGATAATATTCCTGCCCATTGTCATCCAATCGGTGGTAACGTTCTCCTCCATATTCTTTGCGCATCTCTTTATACCGCCCTTCTGAACTTTTCGAAGAATCGCAAACCAGAGGTGGCCAAAACTCCAGCTTCCGATGGTTCTAATAACGAGTCAAACTTGTTCAATTCCAACGATGCCGCAACAATCGTAATTGCCTTGGCTGAAGCTATCTGTAGCATCGACGAAGACAATAAACACACCTCTCAAATTGACGACTTTTTCCAACGCGTGAAGGAATA CATTCAAACAACGGATACAAAATCGCGCATTGATGAAGCGACGTGTACGTCTTCCATTATCGAAACGACCACCGACGAGTTATTGTTTACCAAATTTGGCCGACAGGCCGTAAAA GTAacacatgaatttttaattcgctcATCCGATCTAGTATTGAATAAACTACGGCATAAAGACGCTCAAGAACGTTTAATTAACGTACCCGAGGTTTGCAATCTTTGCAAACCATTAACTTACATAATGTTTCACATCGAAGATACCACGTTCGATCAG TTCCTCGTTCAATATGAAAAGACAAATTGGAGAAAAGCTTTAACAATGCCATTTTCCATCACGGTGGAACGTGCACGAAGTCAAATATTGTTGCGATCAGAATTCAGGAACGTAGGGGAATTGACGTACGAGGACAGAGAAGCAAtgaattccattaaaaagatTTGCTCTTCTATAAAAACGACACACTTCAAATAG
- the LOC128877038 gene encoding uncharacterized protein LOC128877038 isoform X3, whose product MVSLTSDYDIINLTCYNILNYIMAIQEMQTVLKEPLCTRVCGGKLDFPRHASFAAIKIVMWWEVDFQAAFNRHSGLTKSSEHETDASTEIEGEVIKKIQPSEFILLVVDTAEHLLEHLHLLIQESLDHADLTVLTATLGAAALIRNCLWCYSQQTKNLISPQASEKINKSYKSYHEMAEAVAERLLDLHCRLISLYILNEADSLSWHDMKAFFERERCSFVIQMWWLYMQATKADLWNTVSPKMAQRVFSGMLNESLSIIVTRFIDARPSLSRSQQFWTDAFNVLCCTGYLALNACVSVSEMIGLKLNTLPVAVRDIHTKCNELLVCLLLRGTPVQEIYQVFRDGFENLTIFQPRCGPATWLLMCAPNLLGSIDSDVYISNLPDDRAVILELNILRHQPQPNWPQLIKVISMNDYAVAKILLDTLIHDCSYFTSEDYFDNLEQLRVDGKNCGGFLCNNMTCYGTLKITSALSLYSLMLILTSIAQEPGHVIAPALRRNHNWSNYLDRQQVWNQSRPPWLNAILKPLSNTMEPIIEILLEAVKNRKPEVAKTPASDGSNNESNLFNSNDAATIVIALAEAICSIDEDNKHTSQIDDFFQRVKEYIQTTDTKSRIDEATCTSSIIETTTDELLFTKFGRQAVKVTHEFLIRSSDLVLNKLRHKDAQERLINVPEVCNLCKPLTYIMFHIEDTTFDQFLVQYEKTNWRKALTMPFSITVERARSQILLRSEFRNVGELTYEDREAMNSIKKICSSIKTTHFK is encoded by the exons ATGGTTTCTTTGACATCCGACTACGATATTATCAATCTGACATGctacaatattttgaattatattatggCGATACAGGAAATGCAAACAGTATTGAAAGAGCCCTTATGCACACGTGTATGTGGTGGAAAACTTGATTTTCCAAGGCACGCTTCATTTGCTGCTATTAAGATCGTGATGTGGTGGGAAGTTGACTTTCAAGCTGCTTTCAATCGTCATTCTGGCTTAACAAAGTCATCTGAACACGAAACTGATGCAAGTACCGAAATTGAGGGTgaagttattaaaaagattCAACCTTCCGAATTTATATTACTCGTCGTCGATACTGCAGAACATTTACTAG AACACTTGCATCTACTTATTCAAGAATCATTAGATCATGCAGATTTAACAGTTTTAACAGCAACTTTGGGAGCAGCTGCGTTAATACGAAATTGCTTATGGTGCTACAGTCaacaaactaaaaatttaatttctccgcAAGCGAG cgaGAAAATAAACAAGTCCTATAAATCTTATCATGAAATGGCTGAGGCTGTTGCAGAAAGATTATTAGACTTGCACTGTCGCTTAATTTCACTATACATACTTAACGAAGCTGATTCTCTTAGTTGGCATGATATGAAGGCATTCTTTGAACGAGAACGTTGTTCCTTTGTGATACAAATGTGGTGGTTATATATGCAAG cGACAAAGGCAGATTTATGGAACACTGTCTCTCCAAAAATGGCACAACGAGTATTCTCTGGAATGTTGAACGAGTCTTTATCCATTATTGTGACAAGATTTATCGAC GCACGACCGAGTTTATCACGATCTCAACAATTTTGGACGGATGCTTTCAACGTTCTCTGTTGCACGGGATATCTTGCATTGAACGCTTGTGTTAGTGTCAGTGAGATGATTGGACTGAAATTAAACACATTACCGGTTGCCGTTAGGGATATCCATACAAAATGTAACGAGCTGTTGGTTTGCTTATTATTGAGAGGAACACCTGTTCAAGAAATATATCAG GTTTTTCGTGACGGATTcgaaaatttaacaattttccaGCCACGCTGCGGACCTGCAACGTGGCTGTTAATGTGCGCGCCAAATTTATTGGGTTCTATCGATTCCGacgtttacatttcaaatttgcCTGATGATCGAGCAGTGATTTTAGAATTGAACATACTTAGACATCAACCGCAACCGAATTGGCCCCAGTTAATAAAG gTCATCTCTATGAATGATTACGCAGTAgccaaaattttattagatacTTTAATCCACGATTGCAGTTATTTTACTTCTGAggattattttgataatttagaGCAATTGAGAGTTGACGGAAAGAATTGCGGTGGTTTTCTTTGCAACAATATGACATGTTATggaacgttaaaaataacatcAGCGTTGAGTCTTTATAGTTTAATGCTTATTTTGACATCTATAGCGCAGGAACCTGGTCACGTTATTGCGCCAGCCTTGAGGCGAAACCATAATTGGTCTAATTATCTTGATCGGCAACAG GTTTGGAATCAATCGAGGCCACCATGGCTGAATGCAATTTTAAAGCCATTAAGCAATACGATGGAGCCAATTATCGAAATACTTTTGGAAGCAGTAAAA AATCGCAAACCAGAGGTGGCCAAAACTCCAGCTTCCGATGGTTCTAATAACGAGTCAAACTTGTTCAATTCCAACGATGCCGCAACAATCGTAATTGCCTTGGCTGAAGCTATCTGTAGCATCGACGAAGACAATAAACACACCTCTCAAATTGACGACTTTTTCCAACGCGTGAAGGAATA CATTCAAACAACGGATACAAAATCGCGCATTGATGAAGCGACGTGTACGTCTTCCATTATCGAAACGACCACCGACGAGTTATTGTTTACCAAATTTGGCCGACAGGCCGTAAAA GTAacacatgaatttttaattcgctcATCCGATCTAGTATTGAATAAACTACGGCATAAAGACGCTCAAGAACGTTTAATTAACGTACCCGAGGTTTGCAATCTTTGCAAACCATTAACTTACATAATGTTTCACATCGAAGATACCACGTTCGATCAG TTCCTCGTTCAATATGAAAAGACAAATTGGAGAAAAGCTTTAACAATGCCATTTTCCATCACGGTGGAACGTGCACGAAGTCAAATATTGTTGCGATCAGAATTCAGGAACGTAGGGGAATTGACGTACGAGGACAGAGAAGCAAtgaattccattaaaaagatTTGCTCTTCTATAAAAACGACACACTTCAAATAG